The genomic interval GGAACTGAGGTTGGTACAATGACATGCAGAACAACACAGATGAAGACTTGAGCTAGATATTTGGAGTCAATGTTATACATCATGTTTTCTCAGAACACACGGGCTTTTGAGTTAATGGAATTTTCTGGGATAGAAGATgcataaaagaatgcagaacataTTTAAATAGACCTATGGGGATAATAAAGGGGACATAGTCCTTGTTCTCATGACAATTAATCCATGTAGAAATGCATATAGATGACATCTGTAAATACAGATGCTCAGCAGAGGTGACTAGGAATAACAGGATTGATTAAAGCAAATGATCTCTGAACAAATTAGTTAATAATCAGGTATTGACTGATTCATTAATTCAACTGAATGTTTTTATGTGACTGCTCAGATACTGACTAAGGCAGGGGTCTCCAAGGTTCATGAGGGTCATGGAAGGAAAGTGATGTCAGAAATAGCCAATCATGCACTTCCTTATTTTGGATTGGTTAAGAGATGTTCCACATTCCATACAACAGGAAAGAGGCCTGTTACGGACTCactgaaagtccctttaagatagagagtgtgtgtgtatgtgtgtgtggggcgtgcttacgtcaatagaagataaaggacgtaatgacgttgttgaagaagttagaagaagaagaagaaggagagagagagaagggagagagacaccagcctgctagttttctctatcgatggatgagaaactataactgtgtctgccactgaaatccatgtatggaagttggaagtaatccggtggagttcactttgttgctgacctgtagaaggaaacaggtatttgtgtgtggacgaccacggttcggatgcttttcggggtgaggaagtcactaccgagtaaacactggagtgtcgtttgagttccatcatggaacatttggatttcgtatttactctctctatgtttctctacgtctacgttttatcttcagacaacggtggttgttgaagaagcccttgctcatgtttcaccttatggcttgcggaactgaactttaagaaccattccggaactgggagttttggactttgccacacacacacacgaagagtttagttttggggttaacgttcaaggtttaacatttttgaattctaacatactaacatttttacttctgttttacgtattatcataagtagtgattaataaaatagtttttaacactgaatcatgctcagtgtggttcttttgttgctggttcgtgacaggccATTTTGCTCCATGTGCATATGCAAActttcagagaaatcccattcctcACCTGCCCATTAACCATGTCCTGTCAATATTCTCATCAGCCACCTACACAAATGGTAATCTACACTGGCCAATCAGCTAACAACCGGAATATCTTCTGGATGTtgaaaatccacacagtcacagggagaaaattagGATCGATCTCGAGTTGCTGGTGCTTTGAGACAGCCTCACCACATGCAGCCACTCTGCCACCCGTGTAAAACAGAATATTAACTGAGTTTAAATCCAACAGCGTCCATCCATAGTGAAATTTGAACACGAGTCCTTTGATTGACAATCAAGACATTTGGATTACAAACGAGGTAATTTAAACATTCCAACACTGCAGTGACCAAATTAATTACATTTAGTTAAATTATGCtaccgtcacacacacacacacaaaactggaATCACAAGTAATTCTAAATTTCTGCCCCTATAGAGTGTCCCACACAGGATGGAAATGAAAGGTCGCTGCTGACAGAGAGAACAATGATCGCCAACAAACCTGCACCATGAACCTCAATATAATGCGAAAGCCTCGAGACACTTACCTCTGAATTCCACATTGTACGGGACTGAAAGCTGGAGTCTATTTTGACAAAACAAACCACACGTCCAGTTCCCTTTGCCTCTGTCAGCTTTATCTATCATCAGACTCAGTGATTTCTCTTCCCCATTCAGTGACTTTTCTCCAACAGTTTCACCATCACCATTGATCCAAACCAGTCTCATTGGTTCAGTGACGTCAGACACAGAGCAGGTCAGGGTGACAGTGTCTCCCTCGGTCACTGCAGCAGCTGGTTCAGCTGTGACTGTGGAAacaagaaaaacagagagagttcAGACATTATTGTTCTCATTATAAACGGGAGCGACATTCTGCCCGAAAGCAAAACGCTTCAGTTTCGGGAATTCTGTTGTGCCACAACATTCTATCTCCTACCTTTAACTGTGATTAGTGTGACAGTGACAAATGCACTTGTATCCAGAGTACAGAGGTAAACTCCCGCATCCTCAAACACCAGAGGGAAAATCCTCATACTGAAATTCCTGCTGTTAAAATGTGTCACTGTGGGCTCCAGTCGATTCACAAAGTGGCTCCCGGTGACATTCATGGTCTGAAATTTCCATGCCTTTGCGATTGCTTCCCTCGGACTTTGATGAAGATGTGAGTCCCAGGTCCAGGTAGCGAGGTCGTAATCAGTAGCACGACTATAACAGATGAGGTGGAGTTCACTGCCATTTGTGGCTGAGCGATAAAGTGTGTAGCTCTGGCGATATAAATCTGCATCAAAGAGATAGAGAGGGGAACGGGTTAAAACTTTACGGCTGCCGTTCAGGAGCAGGTGATGAGAAGCTGCCGTCGCCGAATGGACCTGGTGCTTCACCTTCTCTCATCAGTCCACGTGTGGGACTTGCTCCCGCTCCCAGCTGAAGCCTGAGTCTGCAGCAGCTGGAATCACTTCAAACAGCAGGAGGACTCGGTGGGAAGGATCAGTGAGGGGAGAGAGGACCGCTTGTTGTTCGGTGCTGATGTGTGCACCGGGACCCCCTGTGCTGGGTGTCAGCAGGAGGTGCTGGTGCTTATCATGGggactccactttctctgtaacactgatGAACGGTCAATGCAATGAAACGTGTTTTTTCATGGTTTTCATCTCACTGTTGAAAAATAATCACCGATATATTTGAATAACCCACTGGAATGATCAGAATGGTCCCATTAGAACGTCAACACCATTTTCTGCattcatgttttgtttttctttttacaaacTCGATATACTTCTGTAcggcacgatctgtctggatggcacactcggtacatgtggcaataagaaaccaataccaatcccatgATCCAGATGCCATACCTGGGAGAGGTCCAGATACCACGAATCTTGCCGAACATCTGGACATTCCCCTCCCTGTCGCTCTCCCCCACCCATGCACTGCCGCATGTCTCAAACCTCAGTTTCCTGGTGATGTTGACACTGTgaatctctctttctccctctctctgggaGTAGGTTGGAATTTGGAGCCAAACACCTGTGAAATCTGCAGGCTGGTTTCAGTTATGAACAGTGACACGTTGTGCCGTCCACCCACAGTTTCCTCTCTCGGTTCCTCCCAGCACCCGCCTCCGCATTAATGGGCAGGATTAATGCATTGATCACACTTGTTAGTGGCGATTCACTGACAGCTCGAACGACCCACATGACAGCAGGACATCGGATCTACTTTCAAAAGGGCAGGTGAAAGAAGTCAAACTTTTCCGAGAGTGGACTTCAGGATCACCCAGGAGTTGAGACCATTGGTGGAGTGTCGGACCTGGAGCGACCCCCACTCCTCAGGTGCACTCGGTACTCGCAGCCTGTGGTGCTGGATCCCACAGGGAGGGGAACTTGGTGTTTCTGCAAAATGTGCTTCGTGACATCATGGGGAAAATCAGCGTATCAAAACAAACTTTTAATAGTGCCGGTTAACTGCGATTAAGGGTGACAGTGAGGTCACAGCACTTACTTGGCTCTACAGTAAAATCTGCTTCTATTGTGCGAACAATGTCTCCGTTTTCCCGCACTTGACACACGTACAACTTCCCATCCTCCACGGTAACGTGTCGGACCATCAGATAGACCGTGTTATTCAGGCGGATCTGATCAGTGTCCCTCCTGTTCTGCTGGGACGAGACCTTTCGTTCCCACTGAAGACTGACTGTATCTGGGAGTCTGGAGATGGTACAGCTGAGTGTGACGTCACTGCCCCCCGCAGGCTGCCGTGGACTTACCTCAACTGTGAGAAACAGACCAATGAGATTCAGAGTGAGTGGTGACGTGTACAGTCCAATGATTGGGCACAAACTGACCTCAGGATGTGCCCATTGTCAGCACTTGTACCTTGCGAGAGAGAGTCCAGACACCGGTGGATCTCAGACACACAATAACACAGTGGGCACACAGACTCTCAGAGTCTGGTTACACTAAATTTAGTGAGGCAGAACAGAGGCAATGACCTCTCCCCCTGAACCTGCTGCAGTGTTGGGATTCAGCTCTGGGGCACAGAGTTTGGGCACCATTTGTTGGCCAACAGTGGGGTGGTACAGTAACACAGccggtagtgctgctgcctcacagctccagtgaccaggtgaTGATGTCATCAGACCTTCAATGGGATTTTGTTTCCAATTGCCCCCCAACAGTGTCGTGTCATCCATCTGTTTCTGCTGCCGAGTGGCACCAAAATGAACAGAACTTTTTCCCTGTTAGTTTCAATGAGCAATCCCATTTGCAGCAGAGAATATCAATCTCACATGCTCCCAGCAAACTTTCATTGTTAGAAATTAAATAATTCACAGAGAATAACATTTGACACACTTTTCAAGACTTTATCACACTTACCTTTGATCCCAAATATTCTGTACTCTTTGAGGATTTTGTAACTCGGCTGTGTTTGTGCCAATATGACAGATCCTGCAAATTGAAATGTGGGATATTCAATTCTCAGCTGAATAGTGCCATATTCATTGACCATATAATGGAAAAAGACATTGTATCTGAAGTTTTCTTCCCAGTGTGGGGTCCACCAGCTggatctttctttaaaaaaagtcaccATTCGCTGGATTCCTTGCCCACATTGTGGTTTCCAATCCCAGGCAACAGGGCCATTTCCAGGATTGTGTGGTCCACGTAACAGAATATTATCTGCCTTATCCAAAATATAAACACGATTGGGATTTGCTGttaaaaagaggaacaatgaaagCGTTTTGGTTTCAAATCACAAATGCTTAATTCT from Pristis pectinata isolate sPriPec2 chromosome 4, sPriPec2.1.pri, whole genome shotgun sequence carries:
- the LOC127569974 gene encoding uncharacterized protein LOC127569974; translated protein: MRLRMDCSKMPPSLMFGFFVSLLQSGFTQTNPNRVYILDKADNILLRGPHNPGNGPVAWDWKPQCGQGIQRMVTFFKERSSWWTPHWEENFRYNVFFHYMVNEYGTIQLRIEYPTFQFAGSVILAQTQPSYKILKEYRIFGIKVEVSPRQPAGGSDVTLSCTISRLPDTVSLQWERKVSSQQNRRDTDQIRLNNTVYLMVRHVTVEDGKLYVCQVRENGDIVRTIEADFTVEPNLYRQSYTLYRSATNGSELHLICYSRATDYDLATWTWDSHLHQSPREAIAKAWKFQTMNVTGSHFVNRLEPTVTHFNSRNFSMRIFPLVFEDAGVYLCTLDTSAFVTVTLITVKVTAEPAAAVTEGDTVTLTCSVSDVTEPMRLVWINGDGETVGEKSLNGEEKSLSLMIDKADRGKGNWTCGLFCQNRLQLSVPYNVEFRDTLLSNNTNVVIIGSLVLLLIIILGVVLCLKKCKSKDSGNQKQKPPQTGGNTEEASHLYSNATEIQQMQGDETPVPETSHIAEYMSVNGKSKQEDTKEAIHYGSISFKKTSGSRHDMQCSNQSSDANIAASDGDDFVVYAQIAKPTYE